From Quercus lobata isolate SW786 chromosome 1, ValleyOak3.0 Primary Assembly, whole genome shotgun sequence, one genomic window encodes:
- the LOC115950822 gene encoding probable disease resistance protein At5g66900, protein MAVELVTGAVVGGAFGEGFAILHETVKTVVGQAIMFKSILEDLESTLERIAPVVQEIRQLSLALDRPERETKILTEQMKKGAKLVRKCSKIQCWNYCFKSHYASKLSELNDAIEKFCRVDLIVQSARTGLETLTKVDLILDKVSNQNSDVKRKYGVRTLSCAVPRPRDFIVGLHIPLMELKEMLLKKEESLLLLTALGGCGKTTLIQMLCWDHEIKGIYMDNIFFVSVSKTPNLKVMVQKLFSHNGDECPEFQSDEEAINQLEQLLNQIGPKPILLILDDVWPGSESLVEKFKFDIPNYKIVVTSRTAFPRFRFRYNLNPLNHEDAMKLFYNTASLQDGSSYIPEEDIEKIVRGCGGLPIALKVIGGSLSGQLPEVWDNTLTRWSDGHSIFESDTEVFACLQKSLEFSTDKIILKDYFMNLGSFPEDQKIPVTALIDICTELHEPNKDDVHVIANLHELNTRNLASLEMTRKDASKVNNYYNEDFITQHDVLRDLAIHLCSREPITERERLIVDINGNNLPEWWMEQEQQLINARLLSISTDELFSSSWCNIQAPKVEVLVLNFHTRNYIIPEFVEKMVKLKVIIVTNYGFFPAELSNFQLLNSLPNLKRIRLEKVSIPSLCSTPVPLRSLKKISLFMCNIGQAFGNSTVQASDSLSNLKEINIDYCIDLVELPAWLCEVLHLKKLSITNCHKLSELPDGIGNLVDLEVLRFRSCTELLELPESIKSLHKLRILDISDCLSIIKLPKHIGELHNLEELHMKECLKLRQLPPSTMALEQLKIVVCDEERAMLWKPFKEFLSNLKVIMAKKDINLNWLPKS, encoded by the exons ATGGCAGTAGAACTTGTTACAGGAGCTGTTGTGGGGGGAGCTTTTGGAGAGGGATTTGCTATTTTGCATGAAACGGTTAAGACTGTTGTAGGCCAAGCCATTATGTTCAAATCCATTCTTGAAGACTTAGAATCCACGCTAGAGCGTATAGCACCAGTGGTCCAAGAGATAAGACAATTAAGCCTAGCTCTTGATCGCCCAGAAAGGGAAACAAAGATCTTGACAGAACAAATGAAGAAGGGTGCGAAGCTGGTTCGCAAGTGCTCCAAAATCCAGTGTTGGAACTACTGTTTCAAATCCCATTACGCAAGCAAACTTTCGGAGTTGAACGATGCCATTGAAAAGTTCTGTCGTGTTGATTTGATAGTACAGAGCGCAAGGACTGGGTTGGAGACTCTGACCAAGGTGGATCTTATTTTGGATAAAGTGAGTAATCAGAATTCGGACGTGAAGAGGAAATATGGGGTACGGACACTGTCGTGTGCGGTTCCTAGGCCCCGGGATTTTATTGTTGGGTTACATATTCCATTGATGGAGTTGAAGGAGATGCTGTTGAAGAAAGAGGAGTCGCTGCTTCTATTGACTGCTCTTGGAGGTTGCGGGAAGACCACTTTGATCCAAATGCTTTGTTGGGATCATGAAATTAAAG GCATATATATGgacaatatattttttgtcaGCGTTTCAAAAACTCCCAACTTGAAGGTCATGGTACAAAAATTGTTTAGTCATAATGGTGATGAGTGCCCTGAGTTTCAAAGTGATGAAGAAGCAATCAACCAGTTGGAGCAACTGCTGAATCAAATTGGACCAAAACCTATATTGTTGATCTTGGATGATGTCTGGCCTGGCTCAGAATCCCTTGTAGAGAAGTTCAAGTTTGATATTCCAAATTACAAGATTGTGGTGACTTCAAGAACTGCATTTCCAAGATTTAGGTTTAGATATAACTTAAATCCATTAAATCATGAAGATGCTATGAAACTTTTTTATAACACAGCATCATTGCAAGACGGAAGCTCTTACATCCCAGAAGAAGATATCGAAAAG ATAGTAAGAGGTTGTGGGGGGTTGCCAATAGCCCTTAAAGTGATTGGTGGTTCACTCTCTGGGCAACTTCCAGAGGTTTGGGACAATACACTAACGAGATGGTCTGATGGTCATTCTATTTTTGAATCTGATACTGAGGTGTTTGCTTGTCTCCAAAAAAGCCTAGAATTTTCTACCGATAAGATCATCCTCAAAGATTATTTCATGAACCTAGGTTCATTTCCTGAAGACCAAAAGATCCCTGTTACAGCCCTCATTGATATATGCACGGAATTACATGAACCAAACAAGGATGATGTCCATGTTATTGCCAATTTACATGAACTCAATACTCGGAATTTGGCTAGTCTTGAAATGACAAG GAAAGATGCAAGTAAGGTTAACAACTATTACAATGAAGACTTCATCACACAACATGATGTTCTTAGAGACCTAGCTATCCATTTGTGCAGCCGTGAGCCAATAACAGAAAGGGAAAGACTGATTGTGGACATAAATGGAAATAATCTACCAGAGTGGTGGATGGAACAGGAGCAACAACTCATCAATGCACGCTTATTATCCATCTCAACTG ATGAATTGTTTTCGTCAAGTTGGTGCAACATTCAAGCACCCAAAGTTGAGGTTTTAGTTCTAAATTTTCACACAAGGAATTATATCATACCTGAGTTTGTGGAGAAAATGGTTAAACTCAAGGTTATAATTGTCACTAATTATGGGTTCTTTCCAGCTGAATTAAGCAATTTTCAACTACTCAATTCCCTCCCCAATCTAAAGAGAATTAGATTAGAGAAGGTTTCAATTCCATCCCTTTGCAGTACCCCTGTACCTTTAAGGAGTCTGAAAAAAATATCGTTGTTCATGTGTAATATTGGTCAAGCTTTTGGGAATTCTACTGTACAGGCTTCAGATTCATTGTCAAATCTAAAAGAGATAAACATCGACTATTGCATTGATCTGGTAGAATTACCTGCATGGTTGTGCGAGGTTCTCCACCTAAAAAAACTCAGCATCACCAATTGTCATAAACTATCTGAATTGCCCGATGGAATTGGAAACTTGGTGGATTTAGAAGTGCTAAGGTTTAGGTCTTGTACTGAATTATTAGAGTTGCCAGAGTCAATCAAAAGTCTTCATAAGTTACGCATTCTTGACATATCTGATTGCCTAAGCATTATCAAGTTGCCAAAACACATCGGTGAGTTGCATAATTTAGAAGAGCTACACATGAAAGAGTGCTTGAAACTGCGTCAGTTGCCACCATCAACTATGGCTCTCGAGCAATTGAAGATTGTGGTATGTGACGAAGAGAGGGCCATGTTATGGAAGCCTTTCAAGGAATTCCTTTCCAATTTAAAGGTTATAATGGCTAAGAAAGATATCAACTTGAATTGGCTTCCCAAATCATGA